A genomic region of Exiguobacterium oxidotolerans JCM 12280 contains the following coding sequences:
- the trxB gene encoding thioredoxin-disulfide reductase — protein MTETAEKIYDVIIIGAGPAGMTAALYASRANLSTLMIERGIPGGQMANTEDIENYPGYDSILGPDLSQKMFDHSKAFGAEYAYGDVRSIEDGRAFKTVHAHNKDYHARAIIIASGAQYKKIGVPGEEELGGRGVSYCAVCDGAFFKEKELFVIGGGDSAVEEGVYLTRFAKKVTIVHRREELRAQKILQKRAFDNPKIDFIWNHTVKQINEQDGKVGSIDLINTKTADVTTHPIDGVFIYIGMNPITGYVQDLGILNDQGYVVTNEGMESNIKGIFAAGDVREKTLRQVVTATNDGSIAAQNAQHYIEALLEELQESSQV, from the coding sequence ATGACAGAAACTGCTGAAAAAATTTATGATGTCATCATCATCGGTGCAGGGCCTGCCGGAATGACGGCAGCACTTTACGCATCACGCGCAAACCTTTCAACATTGATGATCGAACGCGGTATTCCAGGCGGTCAAATGGCCAACACGGAAGATATCGAGAACTATCCGGGATACGACAGCATCCTCGGACCGGACCTTTCACAAAAAATGTTCGATCACTCGAAAGCATTCGGCGCAGAATATGCGTACGGTGACGTGCGTAGCATCGAGGATGGACGTGCTTTTAAAACGGTCCATGCACACAACAAGGATTATCACGCGCGGGCGATCATCATCGCATCGGGCGCACAATATAAGAAAATCGGTGTACCGGGCGAAGAAGAGCTCGGCGGTCGTGGTGTCTCGTATTGTGCCGTTTGTGACGGAGCCTTCTTTAAAGAAAAAGAATTGTTCGTCATCGGTGGTGGGGATTCAGCGGTCGAGGAAGGTGTCTACTTGACACGTTTCGCGAAAAAAGTCACAATCGTCCACCGTCGTGAAGAATTACGTGCACAAAAAATTCTTCAAAAACGTGCGTTCGATAACCCGAAAATCGATTTCATTTGGAACCATACTGTTAAACAAATCAACGAACAAGACGGTAAAGTCGGTTCAATCGATTTAATCAATACGAAAACGGCAGATGTGACGACACATCCAATCGATGGTGTCTTCATCTACATCGGAATGAACCCGATCACAGGTTACGTCCAAGATCTCGGTATCTTGAATGATCAAGGATATGTTGTGACGAACGAAGGCATGGAGTCAAACATCAAAGGAATCTTCGCAGCTGGAGACGTCCGTGAGAAAACGCTCCGTCAAGTCGTTACGGCAACGAATGATGGTTCGATTGCTGCTCAAAATGCACAGCATTATATCGAAGCGTTACTCGAGGAATTACAAGAATCATCACAAGTGTAA
- the kapB gene encoding sporulation phosphorelay system protein KapB, with the protein MNYIRFTYKTGKYFGRLFAERPQGLVVEVLAVEKHPTQGDLHQPNQVDVPLFHIRTALHQHEKITVSPSVVYAYEGEIPSYPDSLRQAFEKDVERLQNKNPQEDAFVRKCLENYKELETIYAKRWA; encoded by the coding sequence ATGAATTATATTCGCTTCACTTATAAGACCGGAAAGTATTTCGGAAGATTATTTGCAGAACGTCCGCAAGGGCTCGTCGTCGAAGTCCTCGCCGTCGAGAAACATCCGACGCAAGGTGATTTGCATCAACCGAACCAAGTTGACGTACCGCTCTTCCATATCCGTACCGCCTTGCATCAACACGAAAAGATCACGGTTTCTCCAAGTGTCGTCTATGCATATGAGGGCGAGATTCCGTCGTATCCGGATAGCTTACGGCAGGCATTCGAAAAAGATGTTGAACGTCTGCAAAACAAGAATCCACAAGAAGATGCTTTTGTACGAAAATGCTTAGAGAACTACAAGGAACTCGAAACCATTTATGCGAAACGCTGGGCGTAA
- a CDS encoding tetratricopeptide repeat protein: MELTEYKADPFAITTRQAELFYFRGRKAHREGRLEEAVYHLDEATTLQPEDVRYLLRYARVLFETGEINHANDVLKRVRALDESNTESLFYLANNYAHVSLYEEAKEYALEYLKHAPAGKHAEASAALVELIDLEQELEDDDEDELIRLHAQAQRQIDKGMLFAAQDTLESLIATYPTFWPAYNNLAIVEFYLGENDRAFHSLERVLEGNPGNLHALCNTLVLLHEMGQDEEAHRLSRKLEHVRSVNLETRYKVASTLAIIGRHDLAYEELKLLERRGYRGDPLFGHWLSISAFKTGHVEEAAAFLQSKEAASLREEQEAYDIRHNLQFRSALIQALKTEDDVSRIFTALLLGKLNDEEARLALSMMPEVTDHEDVLQLTEQILHEMNGRSDIVDERIHRALQTIRLAEHYVSDEERMSLEGDFYERFARLVLSGETFDSVEGSAAALIHLFHELREGMLIEECAELVDDSFDEVAMTIRAFKQHLTPARAKC; this comes from the coding sequence ATGGAATTAACGGAATACAAAGCAGACCCCTTTGCGATTACAACGCGCCAAGCGGAACTTTTTTATTTTCGCGGACGGAAGGCGCATCGGGAAGGGAGACTCGAAGAGGCGGTTTATCATCTTGACGAAGCGACGACGCTTCAACCAGAAGATGTCCGTTACCTACTACGTTACGCACGTGTCCTGTTCGAAACGGGAGAAATCAATCATGCGAACGACGTATTGAAACGTGTCCGTGCACTCGATGAGTCAAATACCGAATCACTCTTTTATTTAGCGAACAACTATGCGCACGTTTCTTTATATGAAGAAGCAAAAGAATATGCGCTCGAATATTTAAAACATGCACCGGCAGGCAAACACGCAGAGGCATCGGCCGCACTCGTGGAATTGATTGATCTTGAGCAAGAGCTTGAGGATGACGATGAAGATGAGTTGATTCGTCTCCATGCACAAGCCCAGCGCCAAATCGATAAAGGGATGTTGTTTGCAGCACAGGACACACTCGAGTCCTTGATCGCGACGTACCCGACATTTTGGCCAGCCTACAATAACTTGGCAATCGTCGAATTTTATCTTGGTGAAAACGACCGGGCTTTCCATTCGCTTGAACGCGTCTTAGAAGGAAATCCAGGAAATCTCCATGCGCTTTGTAATACGCTCGTTCTCTTACATGAGATGGGGCAGGATGAAGAAGCGCACCGTCTGTCACGGAAGCTCGAACACGTTCGTTCCGTCAATCTCGAAACACGTTATAAAGTCGCATCGACTCTTGCAATCATCGGTCGTCATGACTTAGCGTACGAAGAATTGAAATTGCTCGAACGCCGTGGCTACCGAGGCGACCCACTATTTGGTCACTGGTTATCGATTTCTGCATTCAAAACGGGACATGTCGAAGAAGCGGCAGCCTTCTTACAATCAAAAGAGGCCGCGAGCTTACGGGAAGAACAAGAGGCATACGACATTCGTCATAACCTTCAGTTTCGTTCAGCCTTGATTCAAGCGTTGAAAACGGAAGATGATGTCTCACGGATTTTCACGGCTTTGCTACTCGGGAAACTAAATGACGAGGAAGCACGGTTGGCCCTTTCGATGATGCCGGAAGTGACGGACCACGAAGATGTCCTGCAGCTGACAGAACAAATTTTGCATGAGATGAATGGACGGAGCGATATCGTCGATGAGCGGATTCATCGTGCCTTACAGACGATTCGTCTCGCAGAACATTACGTATCTGACGAAGAGCGGATGAGCCTTGAAGGCGACTTTTATGAACGGTTTGCCCGCCTCGTCCTCAGTGGTGAAACGTTTGACTCAGTCGAAGGTTCAGCTGCTGCATTAATCCATCTGTTTCATGAATTGCGTGAAGGAATGTTGATTGAAGAGTGTGCGGAACTAGTCGATGACTCCTTTGACGAGGTGGCAATGACGATTCGTGCCTTTAAGCAACACCTGACACCTGCTCGGGCAAAATGTTAG
- a CDS encoding acyltransferase, which yields MARRTDRYHVGSTNPLWHMYRTVSFFKVMWCFSIITIGRFSPSLRFKNAMYRTCLRMKIGDRTALALMVMPDTMFPERISIGSNTIIGFNTTILCHEYLTTEYRIGNVTIGSDVLIGANVTILPGVTIGDGASIGAGSVVHRDILPNERVSSQPLRRHEM from the coding sequence ATGGCACGGCGGACTGATCGCTATCACGTCGGGTCGACGAATCCGTTATGGCACATGTACCGGACGGTCTCGTTCTTCAAAGTCATGTGGTGTTTTAGCATCATTACGATCGGACGCTTTTCACCATCGCTTCGGTTCAAAAATGCCATGTACCGGACATGCCTCCGGATGAAGATTGGCGACCGAACGGCACTAGCTTTGATGGTGATGCCGGACACGATGTTCCCGGAACGGATTTCAATCGGCTCGAATACAATCATCGGCTTCAACACGACGATTCTCTGTCATGAATATTTGACGACCGAGTACCGGATCGGCAACGTGACGATCGGTAGCGATGTGTTGATTGGCGCGAACGTGACGATTTTACCAGGCGTGACGATTGGAGATGGCGCCAGTATCGGTGCCGGTTCCGTCGTTCACCGGGACATCTTACCGAACGAACGTGTCTCGAGTCAGCCGCTTCGTCGCCATGAAATGTGA
- the ppaX gene encoding pyrophosphatase PpaX yields MINTILFDLDGTLIDTNPLILKSFEHTLSYYYPERTFTEAELLPFIGPTLEKSFSELNAEQWKEMVAFYRSYNIAMHDALVLEYPGVLDGLRRLKEQGYKMAIVTSKSRRVALKGIELFGLTSLFETIIAADDVMEEKPAVEPFEKAMALLGSTTDETIMVGDNDTDINGGKNAGLKTVAVGWAIKGRPYLEALEPDVIIDSMEHLSDWIEAQNGTAD; encoded by the coding sequence ATGATTAACACGATTCTATTTGATTTAGATGGGACGTTGATTGATACGAACCCGTTGATTCTGAAAAGTTTTGAACATACACTCAGTTACTACTACCCGGAGCGGACGTTTACGGAGGCAGAATTGCTTCCGTTCATCGGTCCGACGCTTGAAAAATCATTTTCTGAGCTCAACGCCGAGCAGTGGAAAGAGATGGTCGCCTTTTACCGCAGCTATAACATTGCGATGCATGACGCACTCGTCCTGGAATATCCGGGTGTCCTCGACGGTTTACGCCGCTTGAAGGAGCAGGGCTACAAGATGGCGATCGTGACGTCAAAAAGTCGTCGCGTCGCCTTAAAAGGGATTGAACTGTTCGGACTGACGTCACTGTTTGAGACAATCATCGCAGCAGACGACGTGATGGAAGAAAAACCAGCCGTCGAACCGTTTGAAAAAGCGATGGCACTCCTCGGTTCGACAACCGACGAGACAATCATGGTCGGGGACAACGACACGGATATCAACGGTGGGAAAAATGCCGGGTTGAAAACCGTTGCGGTCGGTTGGGCGATTAAAGGTCGTCCGTATTTGGAAGCACTGGAACCGGATGTCATCATCGACTCGATGGAACACCTAAGTGACTGGATCGAGGCGCAAAATGGCACGGCGGACTGA
- the hprK gene encoding HPr(Ser) kinase/phosphatase gives MQAKVRTAEIVKQFNLKIVTGEEGLHRPILTADLCRPGLVLAGYYAYYPAERLQVLGKTELTFFNNLTYEEQLERANVLCTDETPGILVTRGFEVPEAIIKAADETNVPLLTTKGHTTSVESQITNFLEAELAPTTAMHGVLVDIYGVGVFIKGASGVGKSETALELVKRGHRLVADDSVEIRQTGDGILVGTAPKLIQHLLEIRGIGIIDVMTLFGAGAVRSHKKISLVCNLEIWDQTKVYDRVGLDQETLQIIDTEIPFLTIPVRPGRNLAVIIEVAAMNYRLKNMGINTAEEFAGRLAQAIEDGNGGL, from the coding sequence GTGCAAGCAAAAGTGCGAACAGCTGAAATCGTAAAGCAATTCAATTTAAAAATTGTCACCGGAGAAGAAGGACTACATCGTCCGATTTTGACGGCTGATCTCTGTCGACCAGGTCTTGTCCTCGCTGGTTATTATGCGTATTACCCAGCAGAACGTCTGCAAGTCCTCGGAAAAACAGAATTGACGTTTTTCAACAACCTGACGTATGAGGAACAGCTCGAACGGGCAAACGTCCTCTGTACGGATGAAACACCAGGGATTTTAGTGACGCGTGGGTTTGAAGTACCGGAAGCAATCATCAAGGCAGCTGACGAAACGAACGTACCGCTCTTGACGACGAAGGGACATACGACATCGGTCGAATCTCAAATCACGAACTTCCTCGAAGCGGAACTCGCTCCGACGACAGCGATGCATGGCGTCCTCGTCGATATTTACGGGGTCGGCGTCTTCATCAAAGGGGCAAGTGGTGTCGGTAAATCCGAAACGGCACTCGAACTCGTCAAACGGGGACACCGCCTTGTGGCAGACGACTCCGTTGAAATTCGTCAGACGGGTGACGGCATCTTAGTCGGGACAGCGCCAAAATTGATTCAGCATCTTCTTGAGATTCGCGGAATCGGCATCATCGACGTCATGACGTTGTTCGGTGCAGGTGCTGTACGGTCGCATAAAAAAATCAGCCTCGTCTGTAATCTGGAAATTTGGGATCAAACGAAGGTCTATGACCGCGTCGGGCTCGACCAAGAGACGTTACAAATCATCGATACGGAAATTCCGTTTTTGACGATTCCAGTGCGTCCCGGGCGTAACCTTGCCGTCATCATCGAAGTTGCGGCGATGAATTACCGTCTGAAAAATATGGGGATCAACACGGCAGAAGAATTCGCCGGACGTCTCGCGCAAGCGATTGAAGACGGGAATGGTGGTCTATGA
- the uvrA gene encoding excinuclease ABC subunit UvrA, which yields MGDKKNKIIIKGARVNNLQNIDVEIPRDQLVVLTGLSGSGKSSLAFDTIYAEGQRRYVESLSAYARQFLGQMDKPDVDAIEGLSPAISIDQKTTSKNPRSTVGTVTEIYDYLRLLYARIGKPICPNHGIEISSQTISQMVDQVMELPERSRLQILAPIVSGRKGAHVKVFEDLKKEGFVRVRVNGDTIDLTDDIALEKNKKHSIEVVVDRVVVRPDVESRLADSLETALRLADGRVIVDTMDGNELLFSEHHACPICGFSIGELEPRMFSFNSPFGACASCDGLGTKLEVDVDLVVPHADKSLNEGAIVAWEPTSSQYYPQLLKAVCEHFKIDMDTPFEQLSDEQRDIILNGSSKEEIHFRYENDFGMVRNTDLFFEGVLNNLQRRYKETSSDYIREQMEGYMAKKACPTCKGHRLKRESLAVKVSGIHIGEVTKMSVKQAVVWFEELPAKLSEKDQTISRMIVREIHERSSFLENVGLDYLTISRAAGTLSGGEAQRIRLATQIGSRLTGVLYVLDEPSIGLHQRDNDRLISTLKTMRDLGNTLIVVEHDEDTMMAADYLIDIGPGAGDHGGFVTAAGRPEELMNDANSLTGQYLSGKKFIPVPTERKQPDGRALRIKKASENNLKNVDVDIPLGLFVAVTGVSGSGKSTLINEILYKTIAHEMNRAKEKPGAHKGITGLDQIDKVIDIDQSPIGRTPRSNPATYTGVFDDIRDVFASTNEAKLRGYKKGRFSFNIKGGRCEACRGDGIIKIEMHFLPDVYVPCEVCHGKRYNRETLEVKYKGKTISDVLEMTVEEGLEFFEKIPKISRKLQTIADVGLTYMRLGQPATELSGGEAQRVKLASELHKRSTGKTIYILDEPTTGLHVHDIARLLKVLQRLVDNGDTVLVIEHNLDVIKTADYLIDLGPEGGDGGGMIVATGTPEDIVQVKESYTGHYLAPVLERDAARIES from the coding sequence TTGGGAGACAAGAAAAACAAGATTATCATCAAAGGCGCTCGCGTCAATAACCTTCAAAACATCGATGTCGAAATCCCACGCGATCAGCTCGTCGTCTTGACGGGCTTGTCGGGATCCGGGAAGTCGTCACTCGCGTTCGATACGATTTATGCGGAAGGGCAACGACGTTATGTCGAAAGCCTCTCCGCTTATGCACGTCAATTTTTAGGGCAGATGGATAAACCGGACGTCGATGCGATTGAGGGACTTAGTCCGGCAATTTCAATCGATCAAAAAACGACGAGTAAAAACCCCCGCTCGACTGTCGGGACGGTGACGGAGATTTATGATTACCTCCGCCTGCTGTATGCGCGAATCGGCAAACCAATCTGTCCGAACCACGGGATTGAGATCTCGAGTCAAACGATCAGTCAGATGGTCGACCAAGTGATGGAGTTACCTGAGCGGTCGCGTTTGCAGATTTTGGCACCAATCGTTTCCGGACGAAAAGGAGCGCATGTCAAAGTCTTTGAAGATTTGAAAAAAGAGGGCTTCGTCCGTGTCCGTGTCAATGGCGATACGATTGATTTAACGGATGACATCGCACTCGAAAAAAATAAGAAACACTCGATTGAAGTCGTCGTCGACCGTGTCGTCGTCCGACCGGACGTCGAATCACGGCTCGCCGACTCACTCGAAACAGCACTTCGCCTCGCGGATGGACGTGTCATCGTCGATACGATGGATGGCAATGAGCTCCTTTTCAGTGAGCATCATGCGTGTCCCATTTGTGGTTTCTCAATCGGAGAACTCGAACCACGGATGTTCTCGTTCAATTCGCCATTCGGGGCCTGTGCCTCATGTGACGGACTCGGGACGAAACTTGAAGTCGATGTCGATCTTGTCGTACCGCATGCAGACAAGTCACTCAACGAAGGGGCGATCGTCGCGTGGGAACCAACGAGCTCACAATATTATCCGCAACTGCTCAAAGCAGTCTGTGAGCACTTTAAAATCGACATGGATACGCCGTTCGAACAGTTGTCAGACGAACAACGCGACATCATCTTAAACGGTAGCTCGAAAGAAGAAATTCACTTCCGTTATGAAAATGACTTTGGCATGGTCCGCAACACGGATCTGTTCTTTGAAGGTGTCTTGAATAACTTACAACGTCGCTACAAGGAGACGTCGTCGGATTACATCCGCGAGCAGATGGAAGGATATATGGCGAAAAAAGCATGTCCGACTTGTAAAGGGCATCGTCTGAAACGCGAATCACTCGCTGTCAAAGTATCCGGTATCCACATCGGAGAAGTGACGAAGATGTCAGTCAAGCAAGCCGTCGTCTGGTTCGAAGAGTTGCCGGCGAAACTATCGGAAAAAGATCAAACGATTTCACGGATGATCGTCCGCGAGATTCATGAACGGTCGTCGTTCTTAGAAAACGTCGGTCTCGATTATTTGACGATTTCCCGCGCTGCCGGCACATTGTCCGGTGGCGAAGCGCAACGGATTCGTCTCGCGACACAAATCGGCTCCCGTCTGACAGGTGTCCTCTATGTCCTTGATGAACCGTCAATCGGCTTACACCAACGGGATAACGACCGATTGATCAGTACGTTGAAAACGATGCGCGATCTCGGAAATACGTTGATCGTCGTCGAACATGATGAAGACACGATGATGGCAGCGGATTACCTGATTGATATCGGACCCGGTGCCGGTGATCACGGTGGTTTCGTCACAGCGGCTGGTCGACCGGAAGAATTGATGAACGACGCGAATTCACTGACCGGACAATATTTGTCGGGGAAGAAGTTCATTCCTGTGCCGACTGAACGGAAACAACCGGACGGACGGGCGTTACGGATTAAAAAAGCGTCAGAAAATAACTTAAAAAATGTCGACGTCGATATCCCGCTCGGCTTGTTCGTTGCCGTGACCGGAGTATCAGGTTCTGGGAAGTCGACATTGATTAATGAGATTCTCTACAAGACGATTGCGCATGAGATGAACCGGGCAAAAGAAAAGCCGGGAGCGCATAAAGGCATCACAGGCCTCGACCAAATCGATAAAGTCATCGACATCGACCAATCTCCGATCGGTCGGACACCACGTTCGAACCCGGCGACGTATACCGGTGTCTTTGACGACATTCGTGATGTTTTCGCTTCGACGAACGAAGCGAAGTTACGCGGTTATAAAAAAGGACGCTTCAGTTTCAACATCAAAGGTGGCCGGTGTGAAGCGTGTCGCGGAGACGGGATCATTAAAATCGAGATGCATTTCTTGCCGGACGTCTACGTTCCGTGTGAAGTCTGTCACGGGAAACGGTATAACCGCGAGACGCTCGAAGTAAAATATAAAGGTAAAACGATTTCGGACGTGCTTGAGATGACAGTCGAAGAGGGACTCGAGTTCTTCGAAAAAATTCCGAAAATCAGCCGCAAGCTGCAAACGATTGCTGACGTCGGCTTGACGTACATGCGTCTCGGACAGCCGGCGACGGAACTGTCGGGCGGTGAAGCACAACGCGTCAAACTCGCGTCGGAACTGCATAAGCGGTCGACCGGGAAAACGATTTATATTCTCGATGAACCGACGACAGGACTGCATGTCCACGATATCGCCCGCCTGTTGAAAGTCTTGCAACGCCTTGTCGACAACGGCGATACAGTCCTCGTCATCGAGCATAACCTCGACGTCATTAAGACGGCGGATTACTTGATTGATCTTGGTCCGGAAGGTGGCGATGGTGGAGGTATGATCGTTGCGACCGGAACACCGGAAGACATCGTGCAAGTCAAGGAGTCGTATACAGGACATTACTTGGCACCTGTTTTGGAACGGGACGCAGCCCGAATCGAATCATGA
- a CDS encoding DUF4097 family beta strand repeat-containing protein yields the protein MKQDMRQLILEQVKEGKLTIDEALDKLERLEALDQQQSTTASNHKYVDEPEQYDRVDHYTVDSLTSKVMSAFDGLVNRIKESDLSLNQTSGPNVTYVKQFPFSGETIHLDLFNANAVVEPSDLEECELTVTGRPLRQVNEEQALEQLQASLQHSVSANTLSIRLKDKRVRATIHLKVPRRHYEAFVLQTLNGEITLSSLDATSVQLMTANGRIHVRDLYSEDLKASTANGSIEVEESEVKMLKAKTANGQIIANGVFERSELKTANGNVRCELKTAHDAKIQASSLAGSIALMLPHGAEVYGELETNFGGLNCNLDEMEVIRDQKDVVNRKLHFVSGRDRTPKIEVEADTKTGTISVTHGVHLSPQAF from the coding sequence ATGAAACAAGATATGCGTCAGTTGATACTTGAACAAGTAAAAGAAGGAAAGTTGACGATCGATGAGGCACTCGATAAGCTCGAACGCCTTGAAGCACTCGATCAGCAACAATCGACGACAGCAAGTAATCATAAGTATGTCGATGAACCGGAACAGTACGACCGCGTCGATCATTACACGGTTGATTCACTGACGTCGAAAGTGATGTCTGCTTTTGATGGTCTCGTCAACCGGATTAAAGAGAGTGATCTCTCATTAAATCAGACGTCTGGTCCGAACGTCACGTACGTCAAACAATTCCCATTCAGTGGAGAGACGATTCACTTGGATTTATTTAATGCCAATGCCGTCGTCGAACCAAGTGATTTAGAGGAGTGTGAGTTGACGGTGACGGGGCGTCCGCTTCGCCAAGTCAATGAGGAGCAAGCGCTCGAGCAACTTCAAGCGTCGCTTCAACATTCCGTCTCCGCTAACACGCTATCGATTCGTTTGAAAGATAAACGCGTCCGGGCGACGATCCACTTAAAAGTTCCGCGTCGTCACTACGAGGCGTTCGTGTTACAGACGTTGAATGGCGAGATTACGTTGTCGTCGCTTGACGCGACGAGCGTTCAACTGATGACAGCGAACGGACGGATCCATGTCCGCGATCTTTATAGTGAGGATTTGAAAGCTTCAACGGCGAACGGTTCGATTGAAGTCGAAGAGTCAGAAGTCAAAATGTTGAAAGCGAAGACGGCGAATGGTCAAATCATCGCGAACGGAGTTTTTGAACGTTCTGAGCTAAAAACCGCGAACGGCAATGTCCGGTGTGAACTAAAAACAGCCCATGACGCGAAGATTCAAGCGTCGTCACTCGCGGGAAGCATCGCTTTGATGTTGCCGCATGGCGCTGAAGTATATGGTGAGCTGGAAACAAACTTTGGTGGGTTGAATTGTAACCTCGATGAGATGGAAGTGATTCGCGACCAAAAAGATGTCGTGAACCGTAAACTGCATTTCGTCTCCGGTCGTGACCGGACGCCGAAGATTGAAGTCGAAGCCGATACGAAAACGGGAACGATTTCCGTGACGCACGGTGTTCACTTAAGTCCACAAGCGTTTTAA
- the lgt gene encoding prolipoprotein diacylglyceryl transferase, with product MGTLATVQPTFDRVAIELGPIPIYWYGVVIALGAIVGLMIAIFESKRIGFNEEYAVDVVIWSIPISIICARIYYVAFEWQYYGQHLDQIINIRQGGIAIHGAIIGAILTVILYTRKKKISFWQIADILAPSLLFGQAVGRWGNFFNQEAHGGETTWSFLQDTLHLPNWIVNQMYIDGVYYVPTFLYESIWNIIGVILLIVWRMKFNPRRGYVFLGYLVWYSIGRYYIEGLRTDSLLMGDGLRTAQIVSICLIIFGLVMMVVRKNAVRYLDGTTREAK from the coding sequence ATGGGGACACTTGCAACGGTACAGCCGACATTCGATCGTGTCGCGATTGAACTCGGTCCGATTCCAATCTATTGGTATGGTGTCGTCATCGCCTTAGGGGCAATCGTCGGCTTGATGATCGCCATCTTCGAATCAAAGCGGATTGGCTTTAATGAAGAATATGCGGTCGATGTCGTCATCTGGTCGATTCCGATCAGCATCATCTGTGCCCGTATCTACTATGTGGCTTTCGAATGGCAATACTATGGGCAACATCTCGATCAAATCATCAACATCCGCCAAGGTGGAATCGCGATTCACGGTGCCATCATCGGCGCGATTTTGACGGTCATCCTCTATACGCGTAAGAAAAAGATTTCGTTTTGGCAAATTGCTGATATCTTGGCACCATCACTCCTGTTCGGTCAAGCGGTCGGACGTTGGGGGAACTTCTTCAACCAAGAAGCGCACGGGGGAGAGACGACATGGTCGTTCCTGCAAGATACGTTGCACTTGCCGAACTGGATCGTCAATCAGATGTATATCGACGGCGTCTATTATGTACCAACGTTCCTCTATGAAAGCATTTGGAACATCATCGGTGTCATCTTGTTGATCGTCTGGCGGATGAAGTTCAATCCGCGTCGCGGCTACGTCTTCCTCGGTTATCTCGTCTGGTACTCGATTGGACGTTACTATATTGAAGGACTCCGGACGGATAGTCTGTTGATGGGGGACGGACTGCGGACGGCACAAATCGTCTCGATCTGTTTAATCATCTTCGGACTCGTCATGATGGTCGTCCGGAAAAATGCTGTCCGCTACTTGGACGGAACAACACGGGAGGCGAAGTAA